One genomic window of Paenibacillus xylanilyticus includes the following:
- a CDS encoding cold shock domain-containing protein gives MKGTVKWFNAEKGYGFISVEGGEDVFVHFSAIQGDGFKTLEEGQAVEFEITDGNRGPQAANVIKL, from the coding sequence TTGAAAGGTACAGTTAAATGGTTTAACGCAGAAAAAGGCTATGGCTTTATTTCAGTTGAAGGCGGCGAGGACGTATTCGTACATTTCTCCGCAATCCAAGGCGACGGCTTTAAAACATTGGAAGAAGGTCAAGCGGTAGAATTCGAAATCACTGATGGAAACCGTGGTCCTCAAGCAGCTAACGTAATTAAATTGTAA
- a CDS encoding MFS transporter has product MKLSHNARPDQNWLRALMFTIFGSTVLVVSYLQLYFSHLGFSRAEIGYLYGIGPLVSVFSNMFWSMASDRYKTVRKVMIILLGGQLITGVMLANATSFGQVFILVTLFYFFYYPVYPLADTMAITTASKYGRNFTSIRVFGSIGYAFFALSIGYFLGSFGPGWTMWVCVTLAAITLLIGFRLQDQNEPSGSSSKMDLSGLWAILKRKDVLSFFGCVFLLALGHRMNEAFLTITLKDLGASEGLIGWSLLISSVSEIPIFLLLSKYGNRYKELPLLTFAALMYTLRLFLMSVSDTPAAVVAIQTMHSVTFGIFYVTAVRYITRLVPDAYRATGMALFTIVWSSASGLLSGTFGGLILDHAGRQVFYLTAMAFSLAALLGFILKLLSSMTKRA; this is encoded by the coding sequence ATGAAATTAAGTCACAACGCTCGCCCGGATCAAAACTGGCTGCGGGCACTTATGTTTACAATCTTCGGTTCGACCGTGCTCGTCGTATCCTATCTCCAGCTCTACTTCAGTCATCTGGGATTCAGCCGGGCCGAGATTGGCTACTTGTACGGTATCGGTCCACTTGTCTCCGTTTTCTCCAACATGTTCTGGAGCATGGCCAGTGACCGCTACAAGACGGTTCGCAAAGTCATGATCATTCTGCTCGGCGGACAATTAATTACAGGCGTCATGCTCGCCAATGCGACGTCCTTTGGCCAAGTATTTATCTTGGTGACGTTATTTTACTTTTTCTACTACCCGGTCTACCCGCTTGCCGATACAATGGCGATTACCACCGCAAGCAAATACGGTCGAAATTTCACGTCCATTCGAGTTTTCGGCTCCATCGGCTATGCTTTTTTTGCATTAAGCATTGGGTATTTTCTTGGTTCTTTTGGACCCGGGTGGACGATGTGGGTGTGTGTTACACTTGCGGCCATTACACTTCTGATCGGTTTCCGGTTGCAGGATCAGAATGAACCCTCTGGAAGCAGCAGTAAAATGGATCTCTCCGGGCTCTGGGCAATCCTGAAACGCAAAGATGTGCTGAGCTTTTTCGGATGTGTCTTCCTACTCGCATTAGGGCATCGGATGAACGAAGCTTTTCTCACCATCACGCTGAAGGATCTCGGTGCCAGTGAAGGCCTGATCGGCTGGTCGCTGCTCATCTCTTCCGTGAGCGAGATTCCTATATTCCTGCTGCTCAGCAAGTATGGCAATCGGTATAAGGAGCTTCCTTTACTCACCTTTGCTGCACTTATGTACACCCTTCGTTTATTTCTGATGTCTGTATCGGATACACCAGCGGCTGTTGTCGCCATTCAAACCATGCATAGCGTCACCTTTGGCATTTTCTACGTAACAGCGGTCCGCTATATTACCCGCCTTGTACCCGATGCGTATCGTGCGACAGGTATGGCCCTGTTCACCATCGTATGGTCAAGTGCCTCAGGTCTGCTGAGCGGAACCTTTGGCGGGTTGATATTAGATCATGCAGGCAGACAGGTCTTCTACCTTACGGCCATGGCCTTCTCACTCGCTGCACTTCTTGGTTTCATCCTGAAGCTGTTATCCAGCATGACCAAACGTGCATAA
- a CDS encoding multi antimicrobial extrusion protein MatE, protein MMSSEPLSWRRLFAFFVPLGISASLVTISHVIINSTLARSAHPETVIASYAIAGSLLTLTERPSTLLRQTCSALVRDRLSFQALTFVTKIFLACVLLIGFLIVYSPIGTVVFKYLFGVSPDLLSKVIDVYEILMYVSIFSVIRNIYQGIIITNNRTKWLTIGMLFRLGGMYGLSLYFIYTDSINSGRVGAIIFAAGMMIEALVSFLEGNSIKRGMPAKLEDHPVENKGDVFRFYKPLLLSSFVALFIGPVINIVLGKTTGIALAISSFAVASSLMQLMLSFFTYIHQIVLNFYEIDAKLVKKFALVTGFIPFAMTAAIAYTPLGPWVLENVMSVQGNLLQQSLWTLRAFVLFPLISPFLDFSNGLILLRGQTKTMFRSQSANAICTVIVLLILVSIFPAWNGMIGAVAQSLGLLAELIIVWLVIRRTQKEPSMSAPPSRKSSSLKG, encoded by the coding sequence ATGATGTCAAGTGAGCCTCTCTCGTGGAGACGGTTATTTGCTTTTTTTGTACCGCTAGGCATATCCGCCTCTTTGGTTACCATTTCTCACGTAATTATTAATAGTACACTCGCCAGATCCGCCCATCCGGAGACGGTCATAGCCAGCTACGCTATTGCAGGCAGCCTGCTGACCCTTACGGAACGCCCCTCCACACTGCTGCGGCAAACCTGTTCTGCGCTGGTACGGGACCGTTTGTCCTTTCAGGCCCTCACTTTCGTCACCAAAATATTTCTTGCCTGCGTACTGCTGATCGGATTCCTTATCGTATACTCTCCCATTGGTACAGTGGTTTTCAAATATCTGTTCGGCGTGAGTCCCGATTTATTGTCCAAAGTAATCGATGTCTACGAAATCCTGATGTACGTCAGTATCTTCTCGGTCATTCGCAATATCTATCAAGGCATTATCATTACGAATAATCGGACCAAGTGGCTGACGATAGGCATGTTATTCCGTCTTGGAGGCATGTATGGCCTATCCTTGTATTTCATCTATACAGACAGTATTAACAGTGGTCGTGTAGGCGCTATCATTTTTGCGGCAGGTATGATGATTGAAGCGCTCGTCAGTTTTCTTGAGGGAAACAGCATCAAGCGGGGCATGCCAGCCAAGCTGGAGGATCATCCTGTCGAAAACAAAGGAGACGTTTTCCGCTTCTACAAACCGCTGCTGTTATCCAGTTTTGTCGCCTTGTTCATCGGACCTGTCATTAATATCGTCCTTGGCAAAACGACAGGTATTGCGCTGGCTATTTCTTCTTTTGCCGTAGCCAGCAGTTTGATGCAGCTCATGTTAAGCTTTTTCACCTACATCCATCAAATTGTGCTTAATTTCTATGAGATTGATGCCAAACTGGTGAAAAAATTCGCACTGGTGACCGGATTTATTCCGTTTGCCATGACAGCAGCCATAGCCTATACACCTCTAGGTCCATGGGTACTGGAAAATGTAATGAGTGTTCAAGGAAACCTGCTGCAGCAAAGTTTGTGGACGCTGCGGGCCTTTGTGCTATTTCCGCTGATTTCGCCTTTTCTTGATTTCAGCAATGGGCTAATCCTGCTGCGGGGACAGACCAAAACGATGTTCCGCTCCCAGTCAGCCAATGCCATCTGTACCGTGATCGTCCTGCTCATTCTGGTTAGTATCTTCCCGGCTTGGAACGGCATGATTGGTGCGGTCGCCCAGTCACTCGGTCTGCTGGCAGAACTGATCATTGTATGGCTTGTCATCCGGCGCACGCAGAAGGAACCTTCGATGTCTGCTCCACCGTCCCGCAAGTCATCTTCACTTAAAGGCTAA
- a CDS encoding tetraprenyl-beta-curcumene synthase family protein, with protein sequence MRRVYKYTIPETRKELAEWRAKAEKIPNEELRNQALASLKDKQFHCEGGTVYALPDMPQRHILIPLIVSYQTISDYLDNLCDRSTSMDPNDFRLLHQSMLDAVDPEATPVNYYALREEQDDGGYLRNLVTTCQELTRQLPGYASAKPQIQDLAGLYTDLQVYKHIKPELRETALLEWWAEHRHRTPQFRWNEFAAATGSTLGVFMLFLAASDDQLTEEQAASIHTAYFPHVCALHIMLDYLIDQDEDRIGGDLNFCNYYENVETMLDRIAFIVEMARSDVQNIPGSAFHRMIIEGLLAIYLSDPKVSEQQEVRAISKRLMKKSPMTRVFFFIFSRWIRKHM encoded by the coding sequence ATGAGAAGGGTGTACAAGTACACCATTCCGGAAACGCGGAAAGAACTGGCTGAGTGGAGAGCTAAGGCTGAGAAAATTCCGAATGAGGAATTGCGCAATCAGGCACTCGCTAGTCTCAAGGACAAACAGTTTCACTGTGAAGGTGGAACGGTTTATGCCTTGCCCGATATGCCGCAGAGGCACATCTTGATTCCGCTCATCGTTTCTTATCAAACCATTAGTGATTATTTGGACAATCTGTGCGACCGCAGCACATCGATGGACCCGAATGATTTTCGGCTTCTCCATCAATCCATGCTTGATGCGGTAGATCCCGAAGCAACACCGGTCAATTATTATGCGCTCCGTGAGGAGCAGGACGACGGTGGATACTTACGGAATCTGGTGACGACATGTCAGGAGCTCACACGTCAGCTGCCTGGATATGCGTCCGCCAAGCCTCAAATTCAGGATCTGGCAGGCCTATACACGGACCTGCAGGTATATAAGCACATCAAACCGGAACTGAGAGAAACGGCATTGCTTGAGTGGTGGGCAGAGCATCGCCACCGTACACCTCAGTTCCGTTGGAACGAATTTGCCGCCGCTACCGGCTCTACGCTGGGCGTATTCATGCTGTTTCTGGCTGCGAGTGATGATCAGCTGACTGAAGAGCAGGCGGCCTCAATCCATACTGCCTATTTTCCGCATGTATGCGCATTGCACATTATGCTCGATTATTTAATCGATCAGGATGAAGATCGTATCGGTGGAGATCTCAACTTCTGCAATTATTACGAAAATGTGGAGACGATGCTAGACCGCATTGCTTTTATTGTGGAGATGGCCCGCAGTGATGTGCAGAATATTCCGGGAAGTGCTTTTCACCGGATGATTATCGAAGGACTGCTTGCCATTTACCTGTCTGATCCCAAAGTCAGCGAACAGCAGGAAGTTCGCGCCATATCCAAGCGTTTGATGAAGAAGAGTCCAATGACCAGAGTTTTTTTCTTTATCTTCAGTCGCTGGATTCGCAAGCATATGTAA
- the pfkA gene encoding 6-phosphofructokinase, translated as MTAVKKIAVLTSGGDSQGMNAAVRAVVRSGLFHGLEVYGVQRGYQGLLNNDIFPMDLRSVGDIIQRGGTVLQSARCKEFYTAEGQQKGADILRARGIDGLVVIGGDGSYNGANKLSKLGINTMGLPGTIDNDISFTDYTIGFDTAVSVVVDAVNKLRDTMSSHERSSIVEVMGRHCGDIALHAGLASGAETILVPEVPFDMDEVADRMKANFAHGKRHSIIIVAEGVGKGEDVAKELMERCPTYEPRVTVLGHIQRGGTPTPFDRNLASRLGDFAVRSLIAGETDKGCGIIKGELVLTDIDKVVNTKKDFDMNTYELAQRLSQ; from the coding sequence ATGACAGCAGTAAAAAAAATCGCAGTTTTAACGAGCGGTGGTGACTCACAAGGAATGAACGCGGCTGTTCGTGCGGTGGTTCGCAGCGGATTGTTCCACGGTCTCGAAGTATACGGTGTTCAACGTGGGTACCAAGGTCTGTTGAACAACGATATATTCCCAATGGATCTGCGTAGTGTAGGTGACATCATTCAGCGCGGGGGAACAGTTCTGCAATCCGCCCGTTGCAAAGAGTTCTATACTGCCGAAGGTCAGCAAAAGGGGGCTGACATCCTGCGTGCACGCGGCATCGATGGTCTGGTTGTAATCGGTGGGGACGGCTCTTACAATGGTGCTAACAAACTGAGTAAACTCGGCATCAATACAATGGGTCTTCCGGGAACCATCGACAACGATATCTCGTTTACGGATTACACGATCGGATTCGATACAGCCGTAAGCGTGGTGGTAGATGCAGTCAACAAACTGCGTGATACCATGTCTTCCCACGAACGTTCTTCCATCGTTGAAGTTATGGGCCGCCACTGTGGTGATATTGCGCTTCATGCCGGACTGGCTTCGGGTGCAGAAACGATTCTGGTGCCTGAAGTTCCATTTGATATGGATGAAGTGGCTGACCGGATGAAAGCCAACTTCGCACATGGCAAACGCCACAGTATCATTATCGTTGCCGAAGGCGTTGGCAAGGGTGAAGATGTGGCCAAAGAACTGATGGAACGCTGCCCGACATATGAGCCGCGTGTAACAGTACTGGGTCACATTCAACGTGGTGGTACGCCAACTCCGTTTGACCGTAACCTTGCCAGCCGTCTGGGAGACTTTGCTGTGCGCAGCCTGATCGCGGGAGAGACCGACAAGGGATGTGGCATTATCAAAGGTGAGCTTGTTCTGACAGACATCGATAAAGTCGTTAATACCAAAAAGGATTTCGATATGAACACTTACGAGCTTGCACAACGTTTATCTCAATAA
- a CDS encoding MATE family efflux transporter, whose translation MTTTRFSQKVKQFLIIFLPIFTTQIALSAMSFFDTNMSGKFSPADLAGVAIGTSLWMPVQTGLSGILIGITPVVSHLLGSKRNDQIGHSVIQALYLGIAVSLAVLAIGAVVLTPILNGMPLEPRVARVALYFLSALAFGIIPLFGYTVLRSFMDALGQTRITMFITLVSLPVNILLNYLLIFGRWGFPQLGGVGAGVATACTYWIIFLISIFFVHRIEPFAQYGVFRRLSGISLGKWKELLKIGVPIGFATFFETSIFAAVTLMMSRFDTITIAAHQAALNFASTLYMLPVSICMALTILVGYEAGAGRLKDAKQYSLLGIGGAIVLSLLTAVVLLVFGGQIAGLYSNEQEVIALTQHFLIYAIFFQISDAIATPTQGALRGYKDVNPALIITFVAYWIIGLPVGYITATYTALGAFGYWIGLIAGLAVGAAALLWRLFLVQRKAAVRMIEQSR comes from the coding sequence ATGACTACCACCCGTTTTTCGCAAAAAGTAAAGCAATTCCTGATCATATTTCTACCGATATTCACAACACAAATTGCGCTGTCTGCCATGTCTTTCTTCGATACCAATATGTCAGGCAAGTTTTCCCCAGCGGATCTGGCTGGTGTAGCTATTGGTACGAGTCTGTGGATGCCGGTACAAACCGGGCTTAGCGGTATTCTAATCGGAATCACCCCCGTGGTATCCCACCTGCTGGGTTCCAAGCGCAATGATCAGATCGGCCACAGTGTGATCCAGGCACTCTATCTGGGCATCGCGGTGAGCCTAGCCGTTCTGGCCATCGGAGCTGTAGTACTTACTCCCATTCTCAATGGGATGCCCTTGGAGCCACGGGTTGCCCGGGTAGCTCTTTATTTCTTGAGCGCACTGGCTTTTGGCATCATTCCACTGTTCGGATATACCGTGCTGCGCAGTTTCATGGATGCACTTGGACAGACACGAATAACCATGTTTATTACTTTAGTGTCTCTTCCGGTTAATATTTTGCTGAATTATCTGCTCATCTTTGGACGTTGGGGCTTCCCCCAGCTCGGAGGTGTGGGTGCAGGGGTTGCTACCGCGTGTACATACTGGATCATTTTTTTGATCAGCATCTTCTTTGTTCACCGGATTGAACCCTTCGCCCAGTATGGCGTGTTCCGCCGTCTCTCCGGCATATCACTGGGCAAATGGAAAGAATTGCTCAAAATCGGGGTACCCATCGGGTTCGCTACTTTTTTTGAAACGTCAATCTTTGCAGCTGTCACATTAATGATGAGCCGATTTGATACCATCACGATTGCTGCGCATCAGGCTGCTCTTAATTTCGCCTCTACGCTGTACATGCTGCCAGTGAGCATATGTATGGCCCTCACCATTCTGGTCGGTTATGAGGCGGGTGCAGGACGTTTGAAAGATGCCAAACAGTACAGCTTGCTCGGCATCGGTGGAGCTATTGTACTCTCGCTGCTCACTGCAGTCGTATTGCTCGTGTTCGGGGGACAAATTGCAGGGCTGTATTCAAACGAGCAAGAGGTCATAGCGTTGACTCAGCACTTCCTGATTTATGCCATCTTCTTTCAAATTTCAGATGCCATTGCAACACCGACTCAGGGTGCTCTTCGGGGATACAAAGACGTTAATCCTGCACTGATCATTACGTTTGTGGCTTATTGGATCATCGGTCTTCCAGTGGGATATATTACAGCTACGTATACAGCGCTTGGCGCTTTTGGATACTGGATCGGCTTGATTGCCGGGCTCGCGGTTGGTGCTGCAGCACTTCTATGGAGGCTATTCCTGGTTCAGCGAAAAGCGGCCGTTCGCATGATCGAGCAATCCCGATAA